A region of Amyelois transitella isolate CPQ chromosome 11, ilAmyTran1.1, whole genome shotgun sequence DNA encodes the following proteins:
- the LOC106141381 gene encoding mitochondrial thiamine pyrophosphate carrier — MVLAIHNIKSNFSLYQTAIAGGAAGAFTRAVAQPLDVLKIRFQLQLEPLKNGSKYSSIMQATTSIIKEEGIGALWSGHIPAQFLSITFGVIQFSTFEKLTYMYQRSDPQYYNIHKHWINFVNGAVAAAVATVVSYPFDTVRTRLIAEEKRHKVYKGFFDASATMIRQEGFTALFKGLVPTLGQIAPNAGIQFAVYKLFSNNILNRIKFFQRSDVDMFRTIETSLLGNLLAGSLAGLVAKTAIYPFDLVKKRLQIQGFQQHRKCFGRQMYCNGVMHCVKLTITEEGFLALYKGYGPSMLKAVLTSALHFAVYDEIKSLLLKIHQ; from the coding sequence atGGTTCTCgcaatacataatattaaatcaaatttttctCTATATCAAACTGCGATTGCCGGTGGCGCAGCTGGAGCATTTACTAGAGCCGTGGCTCAACCTCTGGATGTCCTTAAGATAAGGTTTCAGTTACAACTCGAACCTTTAAAAAATGGATCCAAGTACAGTTCGATAATGCAAGCTACTACTTCTATCATAAAAGAAGAAGGTATAGGAGCTttatggagtggtcatatacCAGCCCAGTTTCTTTCAATCACGTTTGGTGTTATACAATTTTCTACCTTTGAAAAATTGACCTACATGTACCAGAGATCTGATCCACAATATTATAACATCCATAAACATtggataaattttgtaaatggtGCAGTGGCTGCAGCTGTAGCAACTGTAGTGTCGTATCCGTTCGACACAGTTCGTACGAGATTAATAGCAGAAGAGAAAAGacataaagtttataaagGTTTTTTTGATGCATCTGCCACTATGATCAGACAAGAAGGTTTTACAGCTCTGTTCAAAGGTCTCGTTCCGACCCTTGGACAAATAGCACCCAATGCTGGTATACAGTTTGCTGTCTACAAATTGTTTtccaataatattttgaataggATAAAATTTTTTCAAAGAAGTGATGTAGATATGTTTAGGACTATTGAAACATCTTTGTTGGGGAATCTTTTGGCTGGTTCTTTAGCTGGGCTAGTGGCTAAAACTGCTATTTACCCATTTGATTTAGTGAAGAAAAGATTACAAATTCAGGGGTTTCAACAACATAGGAAATGTTTTGGGCGGCAAATGTACTGCAATGGTGTGATGCATTGTGTGAAATTGACCATTACTGAAGAAGGTTTCTTGGCTTTGTACAAAGGATATGGGCCAAGCATGTTGAAAGCTGTGTTAACTTCGGCATTGCATTTTGCTgtttatgatgaaataaaaagcttgttgttaaaaatacatcaatga
- the LOC132902240 gene encoding mediator of RNA polymerase II transcription subunit 10, translating to MSSPLENLETQLEMFIENVRQIRIIVSDFQPQGQSVLNQKIQSLVTGLQEVDKLKSQVHDIHVPTEVFDYIDQGRNPQLYTKDCIDKALAKNEEVKGKIDSYKRFKSHLLSELSKTFPNEINKYKAIRGGE from the exons ATGTCTTCGCCGCTTGAAAATTTAGAGACACAACTCGAAATGTTTATCGAGAATGTCAGGCAAATTCGCATCATTGTTAGCGATTTCCAGCCACAAGGACAAAGTGTGCTGAACCAAAAGAT acaaTCCCTTGTGACAGGACTTCAGGAAGTAGACAAGTTGAAATCTCAAGTACACGACATTCATGTCCCCACAGAGGTTTTTGA TTACATTGACCAAGGCCGCAACCCACAACTCTACACAAAAGACTGCATAGACAAGGCATTAGCCAAGAACGAAGAAGTTAAGGGCAAGATTGATTCCTACAAGCGATTCAAGAGCCACCTACTTTCTGAGCTGTCAAAGACCTTTCCCAATgagattaataaatacaaagcCATCAGGGGTGGGGAATAA
- the LOC106141377 gene encoding mitochondrial cardiolipin hydrolase codes for MRLYPYTTMLASAAAFATCVVSAAAFFLRTRSKEINEVMVFCKLQYNAFNCFDKFISYIEGAKSNIHVCMPGIHNQAIQGRLLEVMKAKKIAVRVILDRTGYDATDPIIKELLDAGAEIRCKANERVYKMQHKFCIIDDNILMTGTLNWGNDRSSDHWNYVYITSKRQLVEPVKQSFYQMWNSFSSEVPIEQTQSNTNEIENIETHCNTNDSGTVDIQDELNDHEDKNELVSQDTQMTPELCLG; via the exons ATGCGATTGTATCCATATACAACAATGTTGGCTTCAGCAGCGGCGTTTGCTACTTGTGTTGTGTCGGCGGCTGCCTTCTTTCTTAGGACCCGAAGCAAGGAGATAAATGAAGTGATGGTATTTTGTAAACTACAATACAATGCATTCAACTGTTTCgataaatttataagctaCATTGAAGGAGCAAAGAGCAATATTCACGTATGCATGCCAGGTATTCACAATCAAGCCATACAGGGAAGGCTCCTTGAAGTAATGAAGGCAAAGAAAATTGCAGTCCGTGTAATATTAGACCGGACTGGGTATGACGCTACTGATCCTATCATCAAAGAACTTCTAGATGCTG GAGCTGAAATCAGATGTAAAGCGAATGAACGCGTATACAAGATGCAGCATAAGTTCTGCATAATAGATGATAATATTCTCATGACTGGCACGCTGAACTGGGGTAACGACCGATCTTCAGACCACTGGAACTACGTCTACATCACCAGCAAGAGACAACTGGTGGAGCCGGTCAAACAGAGTTTCTACCAGATGTGGAATTCCTTCTCCAGCGAAGTGCCAATTGAACAAACACAATCTAACACcaatgaaatagaaaatattgaaacacaTTGCAACACCAACGACTCGGGAACGGTTGATATTCAGGACGAACTTAACGATCATGAAGATAAGAATGAACTTGTCAGTCAAGATACACAGATGACGCCCGAGTTGTGTTTAGGCTAA